In Cicer arietinum cultivar CDC Frontier isolate Library 1 chromosome 1, Cicar.CDCFrontier_v2.0, whole genome shotgun sequence, one DNA window encodes the following:
- the LOC101499055 gene encoding transcription termination factor MTERF15, mitochondrial-like: protein MFNFNSWRHKSLLYFKTVTFSPISQNPLPLSLYFCTNTSHSTSFAVSYLIHNFGFSPLFANKLCSTYSVKFKTNQNPDLVLTFFRNHGFSDSQLRDTIAKAPWLLTCDPIKRVLPKFQFFLSKGASNSDIVNLVSMNPMVLCSSLENQIVPTYELVYRFLKSHKDTIACGNHNSTFFGDRRVASNIRLLTENGVADSNIARMLKTHCRTLQTPDMLKLVEELKDLGFNPSKSTFGVALHAKTTVTKTRWKEKVDAFKKWGWSDQDVLVAFRTQPNCMLVSVEKINLFMSFWVNQLGWDAMALVKGSSVFTLSLEKRIIPRAQVVQYLLKKGLRKKTASMIYPFVMSDKLFLDMFIKRFEESSYLLKLYEEKLNLAYTTDKTCLS from the coding sequence ATGTTCAACTTCAATTCATGGCGCCACAAATCCCTTCTCTACTTCAAGACTGTAACTTTCTCACCAATATCCCAAAACCCATTACCCCTATCTCTCTATTTCTGCACCAACACTTCTCATTCAACCTCTTTTGCAGTTTCATACCTCATCCACAATTTTGGCTTCTCCCCACTATTTGCTAACAAACTTTGCTCCACTTACAGTGTTAAATTTAAGACCAACCAAAACCCTGATTTAGTTCTCACATTCTTTAGAAACCATGGTTTCTCAGATTCCCAACTACGTGATACCATTGCTAAGGCACCGTGGCTGCTTACCTGTGACCCCATCAAAAGGGTGTTgccaaagtttcaattttttctctCCAAAGGTGCTTCTAACTCCGACATTGTTAACCTTGTCAGTATGAACCCTATGGTGCTCTGTTCAAGTCTGGAGAATCAAATAGTCCCAACCTATGAATTGGTTTATAGGTttttgaaatctcacaaggACACTATTGCTTGTGGAAATCATAATTCAACTTTCTTTGGAGACAGGCGTGTGGCATCTAACATCAGATTATTGACTGAGAATGGAGTGGCAGACTCTAACATTGCAAGAATGCTTAAGACCCATTGTCGGACATTGCAGACACCTGACATGCTGAAGTTGGTGGAGGAATTAAAGGATTTGGGTTTCAATCCTTCAAAATCAACTTTTGGTGTAGCATTGCATGCCAAAACAACTGTAACCAAAACCCGGTGGAAAGAGAAAGTTGATGCCTTTAAGAAATGGGGTTGGTCTGATCAAGATGTTTTGGTAGCATTTAGAACTCAGCCTAACTGTATGTTAGTATctgttgaaaaaattaatttatttatgagtttttGGGTCAATCAGTTGGGTTGGGATGCTATGGCCCTTGTCAAAGGATCCTCGGTTTTTACATTAAGTTTGGAAAAAAGGATCATTCCAAGGGCCCAAGTAGTGCAATATCTGCTGAAGAAAGGTTTGCGAAAAAAGACTGCAAGCATGATTTATCCATTTGTAATGTCCGATAAGCTGTTTCTTGATATGTTTATAAAACGTTTTGAGGAGTCCTCTTATCTATTAAAGCTGTATGAGGAAAAATTAAATCTTGCATACACCACGGACAAAACTTGCTTGTCATGA